In one Pseudomonas sp. Bout1 genomic region, the following are encoded:
- the plsB gene encoding glycerol-3-phosphate 1-O-acyltransferase PlsB: protein MTRSPFRRLVFGTLRRLLYLWVRSETINQSSLTLNLDRSRPVFYVLQSPSLTELAVVDTECTKAGLPRPVLPVSVGPLMEPAAFFYLTPDPDWLGRQDKRGAPPTLTRLMDVLTEHAEENAQIIPVSVFWGQSPDSESSPWKLLFADSWAVTGRLRRLLSILILGRKTRVQFSAPINLRELIEHNKGHERTVRMAQRILRVHFRNLKTAVIGPDLSHRRNLVKGLVNMPLVRQAILDEAEREKITPEKAKAQALRYGNEIASDYTYTAIRFLEVVLSWFWNKIYDGIKVNNIEGVQKVAQGYEVIYVPCHRSHIDYLLLSYLLFKNGLTPPHIAAGINLNMPVIGSLLRRGGAFFMRRTFKGNPLYTSVFNEYLHTLFTKGFPVEYFVEGGRSRTGRMLQPKTGMLAITLRSFLRSSRMPIVFVPVYIGYERVLEGRTYLGELRGASKKKESIFDIFKVIGALKQRFGQVAVNFGEPIKLAEFLDSEQPDWRSQELGPNYKPAWLNETTNRLGERVAQHLNEAAAINPVNLVALALLSTTRLALDEQAMARQLDLYLALLRKVPYSPHTTLPEGDGQALIKHVKDMDLLSEQSDALGKILYLDEQNAVLMTYYRNNVLHIFALPALLASFFQSSSRMSREQILRYTRALYPYLQSELFIRWSLDELDAVVDQWLQAFVEQGLLRFENEVYLRPAPSSRHFVLLTLLSKSIAQTLQRFYMAISLLLNSGQNSISAEELEDLCTVMAQRLSILHGLNAPEFFDKSLFRHFIQTLLEQDVLRRDEAGKLSYHPLLGELAEGAAKRVLPADIRLSIRQVALHRSDDAADTPVAEETH, encoded by the coding sequence ATGACCCGTTCTCCCTTTCGCCGTCTGGTATTTGGCACCTTGCGCCGGCTGTTGTACCTCTGGGTTCGCTCAGAGACGATCAACCAGTCGTCCCTTACCCTGAACCTCGACCGCAGCCGTCCGGTGTTTTACGTCTTGCAATCCCCGTCCCTCACCGAATTGGCGGTGGTTGATACCGAATGTACCAAGGCCGGCCTGCCCCGCCCGGTACTGCCGGTATCGGTGGGCCCGTTGATGGAGCCGGCGGCCTTCTTCTACCTGACGCCCGACCCCGACTGGCTCGGCCGCCAGGACAAGCGCGGCGCACCGCCCACCCTCACCCGATTGATGGACGTGCTCACCGAACACGCCGAAGAGAATGCACAGATCATTCCAGTCAGCGTGTTCTGGGGCCAGTCGCCCGACAGCGAGTCCAGCCCCTGGAAGCTGTTGTTCGCCGACAGCTGGGCCGTAACCGGGCGCCTGCGTCGGCTGTTGAGCATCCTGATCCTGGGCCGCAAGACCCGGGTGCAATTCTCTGCGCCTATCAACCTGCGTGAATTGATCGAGCACAATAAAGGCCACGAACGCACCGTGCGCATGGCCCAACGCATCCTGCGGGTGCACTTTCGCAACCTGAAGACCGCCGTGATCGGCCCCGACCTGTCCCACCGGCGCAACCTGGTCAAAGGCCTGGTCAACATGCCACTGGTGCGCCAGGCGATCCTGGACGAAGCCGAACGCGAGAAAATCACCCCCGAAAAAGCCAAGGCCCAAGCCTTGCGCTATGGCAACGAGATCGCCTCCGACTACACCTACACCGCTATCCGCTTCCTGGAAGTGGTACTGAGCTGGTTCTGGAACAAGATCTACGATGGCATCAAGGTCAATAACATCGAGGGCGTGCAAAAGGTCGCCCAGGGTTACGAGGTGATCTATGTGCCGTGCCATCGCAGCCATATCGACTACCTGCTGCTGTCTTACCTGCTGTTCAAGAATGGCCTGACCCCGCCGCACATCGCCGCCGGGATCAACCTGAACATGCCGGTGATCGGCAGCCTGTTGCGCCGTGGCGGGGCGTTTTTCATGCGCCGCACCTTCAAGGGCAACCCGCTGTACACCTCGGTGTTCAACGAATACCTGCACACCCTGTTCACCAAGGGTTTCCCGGTGGAGTATTTCGTCGAAGGCGGGCGTTCGCGCACCGGCCGCATGCTGCAACCGAAGACCGGGATGCTGGCGATTACCCTGCGCAGTTTTCTGCGCTCCTCACGCATGCCTATCGTGTTTGTGCCGGTGTACATCGGCTATGAGCGGGTGCTCGAAGGCCGCACTTACCTGGGCGAGCTGCGCGGTGCGAGCAAGAAAAAAGAGTCGATTTTCGATATTTTCAAAGTGATCGGCGCCCTCAAGCAGCGATTTGGCCAGGTCGCCGTGAACTTCGGCGAACCGATCAAGCTGGCTGAATTCCTCGACAGCGAGCAGCCCGACTGGCGCTCCCAGGAGCTGGGCCCGAACTACAAGCCGGCATGGCTCAACGAAACCACCAACCGCCTCGGCGAGCGGGTGGCGCAACACTTGAACGAAGCGGCGGCGATCAACCCGGTGAACCTGGTGGCCCTGGCACTGCTGTCCACCACCCGACTGGCCCTGGACGAACAGGCCATGGCACGCCAGCTTGATCTGTATCTGGCGCTGCTGCGCAAAGTGCCCTACTCGCCCCACACCACGTTACCCGAAGGTGATGGCCAGGCGCTGATCAAGCACGTCAAGGACATGGACCTGCTGTCGGAACAGAGTGATGCCTTGGGCAAAATTCTGTATCTGGACGAGCAAAACGCTGTCCTGATGACCTACTACCGCAACAACGTGCTGCACATCTTCGCCCTGCCGGCGCTGCTGGCGAGTTTCTTCCAGAGCAGCTCGCGGATGAGCCGCGAGCAGATCCTGCGCTACACCCGCGCCCTCTACCCGTACCTGCAATCGGAGCTGTTTATCCGCTGGTCGTTGGACGAGCTGGACGCGGTGGTCGACCAGTGGCTGCAAGCCTTCGTCGAACAAGGCCTGCTGCGCTTCGAGAACGAGGTGTACCTGCGCCCGGCCCCGAGTTCGCGGCACTTTGTACTGCTGACGCTGCTGTCCAAAAGCATCGCCCAGACCCTGCAACGTTTCTACATGGCCATCTCGCTGCTGCTCAACAGCGGCCAGAACAGCATCAGCGCCGAAGAGCTGGAAGACCTGTGCACGGTCATGGCCCAGCGCCTGTCGATCCTGCACGGCCTGAACGCCCCGGAGTTCTTCGACAAGAGCCTTTTCCGACATTTTATCCAGACGTTACTGGAGCAAGATGTGCTGCGCCGCGACGAGGCCGGCAAGCTGAGCTATCACCCGCTGCTGGGTGAGCTGGCCGAGGGCGCGGCCAAGCGCGTGTTGCCGGCGGACATTCGCCTGTCAATTCGCCAGGTGGCCCTGCATCGCAGCGACGATGCGGCAGACACGCCTGTTGCCGAAGAAACACACTAG
- a CDS encoding cold-shock protein, giving the protein MATRETGNVKWFNDAKGYGFIQREDGKDVFVHYRAIRGDGHRSLAEGQQVEYAVVTGEKGLQAEDVVGL; this is encoded by the coding sequence ATGGCAACGCGCGAGACCGGCAATGTGAAGTGGTTCAACGACGCCAAGGGCTATGGCTTTATCCAGCGGGAAGACGGCAAGGACGTGTTTGTGCACTACCGCGCCATTCGCGGTGACGGCCATCGTTCGTTGGCTGAAGGCCAGCAGGTGGAATACGCCGTGGTGACGGGCGAGAAGGGTTTGCAGGCTGAGGATGTGGTGGGTCTGTAA
- a CDS encoding putative RNA methyltransferase produces the protein MLACPICSAPLHEVDNGVACPVGHRFDRARQGYLNLLPVQHKNSRDPGDNLAMVEARRDFLNAGHYAPVAKRLAELAAERKPQRWVDIGCGEGYYTAQIADALLRADGYALDISKEAVKRACKRNPSVTWLIASMARVPLADASCQFLASVFSPLDWLEAKRLLNPGGGLMKVGPTRGHLMELRERLYDEVREYTDDKHLALVPDGMSLQHSETLEFKLSLADPKDRANLLAMTPHGWRASAKRRAQVIEAAEPLLVTVSMRYDYFVLQ, from the coding sequence ATGCTTGCTTGCCCCATTTGCAGCGCACCGCTACACGAGGTGGACAACGGCGTGGCCTGCCCGGTCGGGCATCGTTTCGATCGTGCACGCCAGGGTTACCTGAACCTGTTGCCGGTGCAGCACAAGAACAGCCGCGACCCGGGCGATAACCTGGCGATGGTGGAGGCGCGCCGCGACTTCCTCAACGCCGGGCATTACGCCCCAGTGGCCAAGCGCCTAGCCGAACTGGCCGCAGAGCGCAAACCCCAACGCTGGGTCGACATCGGTTGCGGCGAGGGTTACTACACCGCGCAGATCGCCGACGCCCTGCTGCGCGCCGATGGCTATGCGCTGGATATTTCCAAAGAAGCGGTCAAGCGCGCGTGCAAGCGCAACCCCTCCGTGACCTGGTTGATCGCCAGTATGGCCCGGGTGCCATTGGCCGATGCCAGTTGCCAGTTCCTTGCCAGTGTCTTCAGCCCGCTCGACTGGCTGGAGGCCAAGCGCCTGCTCAACCCGGGCGGCGGCTTGATGAAGGTCGGCCCCACCCGCGGCCACCTGATGGAACTGCGCGAGCGCTTGTACGACGAAGTGCGCGAGTACACCGACGACAAGCACCTGGCGCTGGTGCCGGACGGCATGAGCCTGCAGCACAGCGAAACCCTGGAATTCAAACTCAGCCTGGCCGACCCCAAGGATCGCGCCAACCTGCTGGCGATGACACCCCACGGCTGGCGCGCCAGTGCCAAACGCCGCGCGCAGGTGATCGAGGCCGCCGAACCGCTGCTGGTCACTGTGTCGATGCGCTACGACTATTTCGTGCTTCAATAA
- the dapE gene encoding succinyl-diaminopimelate desuccinylase, whose protein sequence is MTAHADLSPTLQLAIDLIRRPSVTPIDADCQKLMMQRLGDAGFALEPMRIEDVDNFWATHGKHEGPVLCFAGHTDVVPTGPVKAWQNDPFDALIDENGMLCGRGAADMKGSLAAMLVASERFVTDYPDHKGSVAFLITSDEEGPAHHGTKAVIERLAARKERLDWCIVGEPSSTTLVGDVVKNGRRGSLGATLTVRGVQGHVAYPHLAKNPIHLAAPALAELADEHWDDGNSFFPPTSFQISNLNSGTGATNVIPGDLTAVFNFRFSTESTVEGLQQRVAAILDKHGLDWHVEWALSGLPFLTEPGALLDAVSASIMAVTGRQTKASTSGGTSDGRFIATLGTQVVELGPVNATIHQVNERILASDLDVLTEIYYQTLIKLLA, encoded by the coding sequence ATGACGGCCCACGCCGACCTTTCGCCGACCCTCCAACTCGCTATCGACCTGATCCGTCGCCCGTCGGTGACGCCAATCGACGCCGATTGCCAGAAGCTGATGATGCAGCGCCTGGGCGACGCCGGTTTTGCGCTTGAGCCGATGCGTATCGAGGATGTGGATAACTTCTGGGCCACCCACGGTAAACACGAAGGCCCGGTACTGTGCTTCGCCGGCCACACCGACGTGGTGCCGACCGGCCCGGTCAAGGCTTGGCAGAACGACCCGTTCGACGCGCTGATCGACGAAAACGGCATGCTCTGCGGCCGTGGCGCAGCAGACATGAAAGGCAGCCTGGCCGCTATGTTGGTCGCCTCCGAGCGCTTCGTGACCGACTACCCGGACCACAAGGGTTCGGTGGCCTTCCTGATCACCAGTGATGAAGAAGGCCCGGCGCACCACGGCACCAAGGCCGTGATCGAACGCCTGGCGGCCCGCAAGGAGCGCCTCGACTGGTGCATCGTCGGCGAACCGTCGAGCACCACGCTGGTGGGCGACGTGGTCAAGAACGGCCGTCGTGGCTCCCTCGGCGCCACCCTGACCGTGCGCGGCGTGCAAGGCCACGTGGCCTACCCGCACCTGGCGAAGAACCCGATCCACCTGGCCGCTCCGGCCCTGGCGGAACTTGCCGACGAGCATTGGGACGACGGCAACAGCTTCTTCCCGCCGACCAGCTTCCAGATCTCCAACCTCAATTCCGGCACCGGCGCCACCAACGTGATCCCGGGTGACCTGACGGCGGTGTTCAACTTCCGTTTCTCTACCGAGTCTACCGTCGAAGGCCTGCAGCAGCGGGTCGCGGCGATTCTCGACAAACATGGCCTGGACTGGCATGTAGAGTGGGCGCTGTCGGGCCTGCCGTTCCTCACCGAACCGGGTGCATTGCTTGATGCCGTCTCCGCCAGCATCATGGCCGTCACAGGTCGCCAGACCAAGGCATCCACCAGCGGCGGCACCTCCGACGGGCGCTTCATCGCCACCCTCGGCACCCAGGTGGTAGAGCTGGGCCCGGTCAACGCAACAATCCATCAGGTCAACGAGCGCATCCTCGCCAGCGACCTCGATGTGCTGACCGAAATCTACTACCAGACCCTGATCAAGTTGCTCGCCTGA